The following proteins come from a genomic window of Ictalurus furcatus strain D&B chromosome 26, Billie_1.0, whole genome shotgun sequence:
- the pnpla4 gene encoding patatin-like phospholipase domain-containing protein 4 isoform X1, with translation MAVVNLSFAACGFLGIYHLGTIDALLTHGHRLLSCLRACTGASAGALVAAVLITAPDKLEHCKEFTYRFASNVRKQTLGAMTPGYDFMLELRGGIEHILPPDAHLLASERLHVSLTNCRTGRNSMVSSFPSREHLIKVLLASSFVPLYAGVKPVEFQGQKWMDGGFTDSLPILAVGRTITVSPFSGLQDVCPPHVGPRKLNLRLANMTVTLSAENIKRLNQALFPPSLLRMQELHQEGYEDTLRFLRTEGWTQA, from the exons ATGGCAGTGGTCAACTTGTCCTTTGCTGCTTGTGGCTTTCTGGGTATCTATCATCTTGGCACAATCGATGCTCTCCTCACACATGGACACAGGCTGCTGTCGTGTTTGAGAGCCTGCACTGGGGCAtcagctggagctctggtggCCGCTGTTCTCATCACAGCTCCTGACAAGCTGGAG CATTGTAAAGAGTTTACCTACAGATTTGCCAGCAATGTCCGAAAACAGACGCTTGGTGCGATGACACCTGGATACGACTTCATGCTGGAGCTGAG AGGCGGCATCGAGCACATCCTGCCTCCTGACGCTCACCTGCTGGCCAGCGAGCGCCTCCACGTTTCCCTCACCAACTGCAGGACAGGGAGGAACAGCATGGTGTCCAGCTTCCCCTCCAGAGAACACCTCATTAAG GTTCTTCTGGCCAGCAGCTTTGTTCCTCTGTATGCAGGAGTGAAGCCAGTGGAATTCCAGGGccag aaatggatggatgggggtTTTACAGACAGTCTTCCCATCCTTGCTGTGGGACGGACCATCACCGTGTCTCCGTTCAGCGGCCTGCAAGACGTGTGCCCGCCTCATGTGGGTCCCAGGAAGCTCAACCTTAGACTGGCTAACATGACCGTTACA CTTTCCGCTGAGAACATCAAACGACTGAACCAGGCCTTGTTTCCGCCATCCCTGCTCCGAATGCAAGAGTTGCATCAAGAAGGCTACGAGGACACGCTGCGCTTTCTCAGGACTGAAGGCTGGACACAGGCATAA
- the pnpla4 gene encoding patatin-like phospholipase domain-containing protein 4 isoform X2 translates to MTPGYDFMLELRGGIEHILPPDAHLLASERLHVSLTNCRTGRNSMVSSFPSREHLIKVLLASSFVPLYAGVKPVEFQGQKWMDGGFTDSLPILAVGRTITVSPFSGLQDVCPPHVGPRKLNLRLANMTVTLSAENIKRLNQALFPPSLLRMQELHQEGYEDTLRFLRTEGWTQA, encoded by the exons ATGACACCTGGATACGACTTCATGCTGGAGCTGAG AGGCGGCATCGAGCACATCCTGCCTCCTGACGCTCACCTGCTGGCCAGCGAGCGCCTCCACGTTTCCCTCACCAACTGCAGGACAGGGAGGAACAGCATGGTGTCCAGCTTCCCCTCCAGAGAACACCTCATTAAG GTTCTTCTGGCCAGCAGCTTTGTTCCTCTGTATGCAGGAGTGAAGCCAGTGGAATTCCAGGGccag aaatggatggatgggggtTTTACAGACAGTCTTCCCATCCTTGCTGTGGGACGGACCATCACCGTGTCTCCGTTCAGCGGCCTGCAAGACGTGTGCCCGCCTCATGTGGGTCCCAGGAAGCTCAACCTTAGACTGGCTAACATGACCGTTACA CTTTCCGCTGAGAACATCAAACGACTGAACCAGGCCTTGTTTCCGCCATCCCTGCTCCGAATGCAAGAGTTGCATCAAGAAGGCTACGAGGACACGCTGCGCTTTCTCAGGACTGAAGGCTGGACACAGGCATAA